From the genome of Halomonas sp. I5-271120, one region includes:
- a CDS encoding translocation/assembly module TamB domain-containing protein, giving the protein MNILKAWSRALLRLLLWLPIWLIGLVLLVMGLALSPWGTGLLLEQGQSRGFFTYRDASGAPLDHLVIEGLSLEAGPASIDVERLELDWADDCLLDSKLCLDRLAVEGARIRLAASEPSAPEQSPTESGAAPSIYVPFPIELRDILLDDVDVRLADGTHLTWSHFQTGASLDAGTLTLSPTTLSGMRLALPTSEGQALALEQTASASSPLSAGAIDSAGKVARQTPPVTSDATASSEPAVPLAQRERLSLPEITLPLAIEVPSLIIEDAALTGPSTYRIDRLAMSLSGQGSDIEISPLTLAMPEADARLEAKVTLRDDYPLEASLNGQVKQLAAMPALAGERLDLRLDGSLAALKVSLAAKGPATAQLDASLDALAPTLPFELKLESDALQWPLSGATPAADTPTGAGTKVEPYRLTDLKARLEGSLLDYRLALSAEASGPQVAPTRLAATGTGDAEHFAWLPLSLKSGDGALISRGNVNWADGLTLDATVNLDGLDPGAYTTAVAGRLDGDATLSFVQANDGWRLGVPELAIDGTLNDLPVSLSGSLSGNSDMRWNIERLDLRQGENRLTAQGQIGEQMDLSGSLQAPGLNALSPDLGGTLQGDFQLSGSLDTPALALDLSGERLVFAENRLGALTLRARTQGLEDPQLDLTLDAERLEAGGQRLSRLTVGLDGRLSAHRLTIEATAGRGMPLSRAGLTLEGGLNADRDRYQGQLMPLEVDADAGTLRLDEALTFDVDMAKAAANLSPFCLRREEGGRLCSTQPIDASAQQGRATLQLTELPMSLLEPYLPVGWKASGDNNADVVVAWQDQGSSWSLDANLDSRLAIEAQDAFGQPVTLPTTQLTLSANATPAAANVELNLGLEQGGSANLTLRIDDPQGQGTLEGRLQLKSLQLAPYRPLAGDMETLEGSLNGNIAVGGTLALPRLTGDLTLDSLQAKGSGIPIAVRDGELAVRLRGDSGQIEGVIRSDQGRLDIQGDARWPSPDKWELAMSLNGQEEPLQLDIPDIGRLRIAPDISINVRPELLSVRGQVKVPWARLEIGQIPPSATSPSPDEVIITRRDERRARREATRAEQAGTGENTADALASAGMATSIQVELLLGPDMDLKAYGLETGLDGRLQVRQSSGPVQLFGEVSLIGGRFRAYGQDLRIRQGQLLFSGPADQPLLQFEAIRNEDKTQDGVIAGLRVTGSATAPSLSVFSEPAMEESRALSYLLRGRAPNDTESDNSALTSALIGLSLSRTGGAVGQIGEVFGIGDLALDTAGSGNESEVVVSGQLSDDLRVSYGVGVFEPIAELTLRYTLWRNLYLEAVSGAAQAVDLVYSFSLGKAASRQ; this is encoded by the coding sequence ATGAACATACTCAAGGCATGGAGCCGGGCGCTGTTGCGATTACTGCTGTGGTTGCCTATCTGGCTTATCGGCCTGGTCCTACTCGTGATGGGGCTGGCCCTATCTCCCTGGGGCACCGGACTGCTGCTTGAGCAGGGGCAGTCGAGAGGCTTCTTTACCTATCGTGACGCCTCGGGAGCACCGCTTGATCACCTGGTAATAGAGGGGCTCTCTCTTGAGGCAGGGCCGGCCAGCATCGACGTTGAGCGCCTCGAGCTCGACTGGGCCGACGACTGCCTGCTCGATAGCAAGTTGTGCCTCGACCGTCTGGCTGTAGAAGGGGCGCGAATTCGCCTTGCCGCCAGCGAACCGAGTGCGCCCGAGCAATCCCCCACCGAGAGCGGGGCTGCACCAAGCATCTATGTCCCGTTCCCGATCGAGTTGCGCGACATCCTCCTCGACGATGTCGATGTGCGTCTTGCCGACGGCACGCACCTGACGTGGTCGCATTTCCAGACTGGCGCTTCGTTGGACGCTGGCACCCTGACCCTGTCGCCTACCACGCTGTCCGGCATGCGACTGGCTTTGCCCACCAGCGAGGGGCAGGCCCTGGCCCTTGAACAAACGGCCAGTGCGTCTTCGCCGCTGAGCGCCGGCGCGATCGACAGCGCAGGGAAGGTAGCCCGACAAACGCCACCGGTGACAAGCGATGCAACCGCATCCAGTGAACCTGCTGTCCCGCTGGCCCAGCGCGAACGCCTCTCTTTGCCGGAGATCACACTGCCGCTTGCCATAGAGGTGCCGAGCCTGATCATCGAGGATGCTGCACTCACCGGGCCGAGCACTTATCGCATTGATCGTCTGGCGATGAGCCTGTCAGGGCAGGGCAGCGATATCGAGATATCGCCCCTGACCCTTGCCATGCCCGAGGCCGATGCCCGCCTCGAGGCCAAGGTCACGCTGCGCGATGACTATCCGCTCGAGGCAAGTCTCAATGGCCAGGTCAAGCAGTTGGCCGCCATGCCGGCGCTTGCCGGTGAACGGCTCGACCTGCGCCTTGACGGCAGCCTGGCCGCTCTGAAGGTATCGCTGGCTGCCAAGGGGCCGGCGACCGCCCAGCTCGATGCCAGCCTCGACGCCCTGGCCCCCACCTTGCCGTTTGAGCTCAAGCTCGAGTCCGACGCTCTGCAATGGCCCTTGTCCGGTGCCACGCCCGCCGCTGACACCCCCACCGGCGCGGGAACGAAGGTGGAGCCTTACCGGTTGACTGACCTCAAGGCGCGTCTGGAGGGGAGTTTGCTCGACTATCGCCTGGCCCTGTCGGCCGAGGCCTCGGGTCCACAGGTTGCGCCCACCCGGCTGGCAGCGACCGGTACCGGCGATGCCGAGCACTTTGCCTGGCTGCCGCTATCACTGAAGAGCGGTGACGGCGCTCTGATCAGCAGGGGTAACGTCAACTGGGCCGATGGGTTGACACTCGATGCTACCGTCAACTTGGACGGACTCGATCCCGGCGCCTACACCACTGCCGTGGCCGGCCGCCTGGACGGCGATGCCACCCTGAGCTTCGTGCAGGCAAATGACGGCTGGCGGCTTGGCGTTCCGGAGCTTGCCATCGACGGCACGCTCAATGACCTGCCGGTCTCTCTGTCGGGCAGCCTCAGCGGCAACAGCGACATGCGCTGGAACATCGAGCGCCTGGATCTTCGCCAGGGCGAGAACCGCCTAACCGCCCAGGGCCAGATTGGCGAACAGATGGACCTGTCAGGCTCGCTTCAGGCGCCGGGACTCAACGCCCTGTCACCGGATCTTGGCGGCACCCTGCAGGGCGACTTCCAGCTTAGCGGTAGCCTGGACACACCCGCTCTGGCGCTGGATCTGAGCGGTGAGCGCCTGGTCTTTGCCGAAAACCGCCTCGGCGCCCTGACGCTGCGTGCCCGCACTCAGGGGCTCGAGGATCCTCAACTCGACCTCACACTGGATGCGGAGCGCCTGGAGGCCGGTGGGCAGCGGTTATCGCGTCTGACGGTCGGCCTCGACGGGCGACTGTCCGCGCATCGGCTGACCATCGAGGCAACGGCCGGGCGAGGCATGCCGCTGTCCCGGGCCGGCCTGACGCTCGAGGGCGGACTCAACGCCGACCGCGATCGCTATCAGGGACAGCTGATGCCGCTGGAAGTCGATGCTGATGCCGGCACCCTGCGCCTGGACGAAGCCCTGACCTTCGATGTCGACATGGCCAAGGCTGCCGCCAATCTCTCGCCGTTCTGCCTGCGCCGCGAGGAGGGAGGGCGCCTGTGTAGCACTCAGCCCATCGATGCATCGGCGCAGCAAGGGCGTGCCACACTGCAGCTTACTGAGCTGCCCATGTCGTTACTGGAGCCATATCTGCCCGTTGGCTGGAAGGCAAGCGGTGACAACAACGCCGACGTAGTGGTCGCCTGGCAGGACCAGGGCAGCAGCTGGTCACTTGATGCCAACCTCGACAGCCGCCTGGCCATCGAGGCCCAGGATGCCTTTGGCCAGCCCGTCACGCTGCCTACGACCCAGCTGACGCTTAGCGCCAACGCCACCCCTGCGGCCGCGAATGTCGAGCTCAACCTGGGGCTTGAGCAAGGCGGCAGCGCCAACCTGACGCTGCGGATCGATGACCCCCAAGGGCAAGGGACACTGGAGGGACGTCTGCAGCTCAAGAGCCTGCAGCTCGCACCTTATCGACCGCTGGCCGGCGATATGGAAACCCTTGAGGGTAGCCTGAACGGCAATATCGCGGTGGGCGGCACCCTGGCCTTGCCCAGACTGACCGGCGACCTGACGCTCGATTCGCTGCAAGCGAAGGGCAGCGGTATTCCGATAGCGGTACGCGATGGTGAATTGGCGGTTCGCTTGCGTGGCGACAGCGGGCAGATCGAAGGGGTGATCCGCAGCGACCAGGGGCGTTTGGACATCCAGGGTGACGCACGCTGGCCAAGTCCTGATAAATGGGAGCTGGCGATGTCGCTCAATGGTCAGGAAGAGCCATTGCAACTGGACATCCCCGATATAGGCCGACTGCGTATCGCCCCGGATATCAGCATCAACGTGCGGCCTGAGCTGCTAAGCGTGCGCGGCCAGGTCAAGGTGCCCTGGGCGCGCCTGGAGATCGGCCAGATTCCGCCGTCGGCCACCAGTCCTAGCCCTGACGAGGTCATCATCACCCGCCGTGACGAACGCCGAGCTCGCCGCGAGGCGACGCGAGCCGAGCAGGCCGGCACCGGCGAGAATACCGCCGACGCACTGGCCTCGGCGGGTATGGCGACCAGCATCCAGGTCGAGCTTCTGCTGGGCCCTGACATGGACCTCAAGGCCTACGGCCTGGAAACCGGCCTGGACGGCCGCCTGCAGGTTCGCCAGAGCAGCGGCCCCGTTCAGCTGTTCGGCGAAGTCAGCCTCATAGGCGGCCGCTTCCGCGCCTACGGCCAGGACTTGAGAATCCGTCAGGGCCAGCTCCTGTTTAGCGGGCCCGCCGATCAGCCGCTGTTGCAGTTCGAGGCGATTCGCAACGAAGACAAGACCCAGGACGGGGTGATTGCCGGCCTACGAGTCACCGGTTCGGCAACGGCGCCCAGCCTGTCGGTGTTCTCCGAGCCCGCCATGGAAGAATCTCGGGCCTTGTCCTATCTGCTGCGGGGGCGCGCACCCAATGATACCGAATCCGACAACAGTGCCCTGACCTCGGCATTGATCGGGCTGTCGCTGTCTCGCACCGGCGGTGCCGTGGGCCAGATTGGCGAGGTCTTCGGCATTGGCGACCTGGCCCTCGATACGGCCGGCAGCGGCAATGAGTCCGAGGTCGTGGTCAGCGGGCAACTCAGCGACGATCTGCGTGTCAGCTATGGTGTCGGGGTATTCGAACCGATTGCCGAACTGACCCTGCGCTACACACTCTGGCGCAATCTATACCTCGAGGCCGTGTCTGGCGCCGCCCAGGCCGTTGACCTGGTGTATAGCTTCAGCCTCGGCAAGGCGGCCTCCAGGCAATGA
- a CDS encoding autotransporter assembly complex family protein produces MEIDGLDGPAADNVVLYLDAIEPSQYREERLMAKVRNQTLEAMRVYGYYEPSVEIRFTGDPIDGAELSITPGERVKITVLELAVTGDAEQDEAFDSVLANPGLAVGEPLLHAPYDSLRSKLSSLSLQRGYFDADFPDRRMEVRPWEQSARIYLTLDSGPRYRFGDIVIKGSQIDEDRMRRMLPFASGDPYLAGQLAQYNQRLSQSNWFSSISVRPRLDTASDLALEPPSGRSLSPWWQEAGLEGAVAATESAEARRINQPALIAAGRLNPDQRHEVPVDVTVVPADRHRFEVGVGYATDVGPRTRLSWTQPWLNSAGHSLTNELFLSAPEQEFSGEYLIPLENPLRDSYRIDYGFQQVDNEDTQSLEISTEVSRRWKFDDGWTQDVFVRTTYEDFTQASEDDQVLLYYPGISWSRTRSRNPIFPTWGDRQRLSLSYSDTTWGSDATFLRATLDTQWIRMLGDDNRFVGRVGMGVIESNDFDKIPPSLRFFAGGDSSVRGYGYESLSPENADGELTGGQQLFTASLEAQRRVTGDWWGAAFVDTGNAFSAWGAPELKTGAGLGVRWISPVGPIRFDVAHPLDDPDNAYRIHFSIGPEL; encoded by the coding sequence GTGGAGATTGACGGACTCGACGGCCCGGCTGCGGATAATGTGGTGCTCTATCTCGACGCGATCGAGCCTTCCCAGTACCGCGAAGAGCGTCTGATGGCCAAGGTGCGCAATCAGACGCTTGAAGCCATGCGTGTGTATGGCTACTACGAGCCCAGTGTCGAGATCCGCTTCACGGGCGATCCCATCGATGGAGCCGAGCTTTCCATCACGCCGGGTGAACGGGTCAAGATTACCGTGCTGGAACTGGCCGTGACCGGTGATGCCGAGCAGGACGAAGCGTTCGATAGCGTCCTGGCGAACCCCGGGCTGGCCGTTGGCGAACCGCTGCTGCATGCCCCCTATGACAGCCTGCGCAGCAAGCTGTCGTCACTGTCTCTGCAGAGGGGCTACTTCGATGCGGATTTTCCGGATCGACGCATGGAGGTGCGCCCCTGGGAGCAGAGTGCGCGAATTTACCTGACGCTTGATAGCGGCCCTCGCTACCGCTTTGGTGACATCGTCATCAAGGGCAGTCAGATCGATGAAGACCGCATGCGCAGGATGCTGCCCTTCGCGTCTGGCGACCCGTACCTGGCAGGCCAATTGGCTCAGTACAACCAGCGCTTGTCGCAGAGCAACTGGTTTTCCTCGATTAGCGTGCGCCCTCGGCTGGATACCGCTTCTGATCTGGCACTGGAGCCGCCCTCGGGGCGGTCTCTCTCGCCCTGGTGGCAGGAGGCCGGTCTCGAAGGTGCTGTCGCCGCAACCGAGTCGGCCGAGGCCAGGCGCATCAACCAACCCGCGCTGATCGCTGCCGGCCGCCTTAACCCGGACCAGCGCCATGAAGTGCCGGTCGATGTCACCGTGGTGCCTGCCGATCGGCATCGCTTCGAGGTGGGTGTCGGCTATGCCACCGACGTGGGGCCCCGCACCCGGCTGTCCTGGACGCAACCCTGGTTGAACAGCGCAGGCCACAGCCTGACCAATGAGCTTTTCCTCTCGGCACCCGAACAGGAATTCTCCGGTGAATACCTGATCCCGCTCGAGAACCCACTGCGCGACAGCTATCGTATCGACTACGGGTTTCAGCAGGTCGACAACGAGGACACCCAGAGCCTGGAGATCTCGACGGAAGTGTCTCGGCGCTGGAAGTTCGACGACGGCTGGACCCAGGATGTGTTCGTGCGCACCACCTACGAGGACTTCACACAGGCCAGTGAAGACGACCAGGTGCTGCTGTATTACCCGGGCATCAGCTGGTCACGCACCCGCAGCCGCAACCCCATCTTCCCGACCTGGGGGGATCGCCAGCGCCTGTCGCTGTCCTACTCAGACACCACCTGGGGGTCAGACGCCACCTTCCTGCGGGCCACTCTCGATACCCAGTGGATTCGCATGCTCGGCGACGACAATCGCTTCGTGGGCCGTGTGGGCATGGGGGTCATCGAATCCAATGACTTCGACAAGATTCCCCCGTCGCTGCGTTTCTTCGCGGGTGGTGATAGCAGCGTACGTGGCTACGGCTATGAAAGCCTGTCGCCTGAAAACGCGGATGGCGAACTCACCGGCGGCCAGCAGCTGTTTACCGCCAGCCTGGAGGCCCAGCGCCGGGTCACGGGCGACTGGTGGGGCGCGGCCTTTGTCGATACCGGTAACGCTTTCAGCGCCTGGGGCGCCCCTGAACTGAAGACAGGGGCCGGCCTCGGCGTGCGCTGGATTTCCCCGGTGGGCCCGATTCGTTTCGATGTAGCGCATCCCCTGGATGACCCTGACAACGCCTATCGCATTCACTTCTCCATTGGCCCGGAGCTCTAA